In the Eptesicus fuscus isolate TK198812 chromosome 12, DD_ASM_mEF_20220401, whole genome shotgun sequence genome, one interval contains:
- the KCNG2 gene encoding LOW QUALITY PROTEIN: potassium voltage-gated channel subfamily G member 2 (The sequence of the model RefSeq protein was modified relative to this genomic sequence to represent the inferred CDS: deleted 2 bases in 1 codon), with translation MGPWPCSPGAEPPGGGGARARHVIINVGGCRVRLAWAALARCPLARLERLRACRGHDELLRVCDDYDVSRDEFFFDRSPCAFRAIVALLRAGKLRLLRGPCALAFRDELAYWGIDEARLERCCLRRLRRREEEAAEARAGPAERAVPGSPGCALAPHGRLARGRRRLRDVVDNPHSGLAGKLFACVSVAFVAVTAVGLCLSTMPDIRAEEERGECSRKCHNLFVMETVCVAWFSLEFLLRSLQAENKCAFLRTPLNIIDILAILPFYVSLLVGLAAGGTARAGASAGGNKLLERAGLVLRLLRALRVLYVMRLARHSLGLRSLGLTVRRCAREFGLLLLFLCVAMALFAPLVHLAERELGARRDFTSVPASYWWAVISMTTVGYGDMVPRSVPGQVVALSSILSGILLMAFPVTSIFHTFSRSYSELKEQQQRTASPEPALREDSTRSASATEDSSQDPEGSSETGDSADLAWARTGPA, from the exons ATGGGGCCATGGCCCTGCTCCCCGGGC GCGGAGCCCCCTGGCGGCGGCGGGGCCCGCGCCCGGCACGTCATCATCAATGTAGGCGGCTGCAGGGTGCGCCTGGCCTGGGCCGCGCTGGCACGCTGTCCCCTCGCGCGCCTCGAGCGCCTGCGCGCCTGCCGCGGCCACGACGAGCTGCTGCGTGTGTGCGACGACTACGACGTGAGCCGCGACGAGTTCTTCTTCGACCGCAGCCCGTGCGCCTTCCGCGCCATCGTGGCGCTGCTGCGCGCCGGCAAGCTGCGGCTGCTGCGCGGCCCGTGCGCGCTGGCCTTCCGGGACGAGCTGGCCTACTGGGGCATCGACGAGGCGCGGCTGGAGCGCTGCTGCCTGCGCCGCCTGCGCCgccgggaggaggaggcggccgaGGCGCGCGCGGGGCCGGCGGAGCGCGCAGTGCCAGGGAGTCCCGGCTGCGCCCTGGCGCCACACGGGCGTCTGGCGCGCGGCCGTCGGCGACTGCGCGACGTGGTGGACAACCCGCACTCGGGGCTGGCCGGCAAGCTCTTCGCCTGCGTGTCTGTGGCCTTCGTGGCCGTCACGGCGGTCGGCCTCTGCCTGAGCACCATGCCGGACATCCGCGCGGAGGAGGAGCGG ggcGAGTGCTCCCGCAAATGCCACAACCTCTTCGTGATGGAGACGGTGTGCGTGGCCTGGTTCTCCTTGGAGTTCCTGCTGCGCTCGCTGCAGGCCGAGAACAAGTGCGCCTTCCTGCGGACGCCGCTCAATATCATCGACATCCTGGCCATCCTGCCCTTCTACGTGTCGCTGCTCGTGGGCCTCGCGGCGGGCGGCACGGCGCGGGCAGGCGCGAGCGCGGGTGGCAACAAGCTGCTGGAGCGCGCGGGGCTGGTGCTGCGGCTGCTGCGCGCGCTGCGCGTGCTCTACGTGATGCGCCTGGCGCGCCACTCGCTCGGCCTGCGCTCGCTCGGCCTGACCGTGCGCCGCTGCGCGCGCGAGTTCGGGCTGCTGCTGCTCTTCCTCTGCGTGGCCATGGCCCTGTTCGCGCCGCTCGTGCACCTGGCCGAGCGCGAGCTGGGCGCGCGCCGAGACTTCACCAGCGTGCCGGCCAGCTACTGGTGGGCGGTCATCTCCATGACCACCGTGGGCTACGGCGACATGGTGCCCCGCAGCGTGCCCGGGCAGGTGGTGGCGCTGAGCAGCATCCTCAGCGGCATCCTGCTCATGGCCTTCCCGGTCACCTCCATCTTCCACACCTTCTCGCGCTCCTACTCGGAGCTCAAAGAGCAGCAACAGCGCACCGCCAGCCCCGAGCCGGCCCTGCGCGAGGACAGCACGCGCTCCGCCAGCGCCACGGAGGACAGCTCGCAAGATCCCGAAGGCTCCAGCGAGACTGGGGACTCGGCGGACCTCGCTTGGGCGCGCACAGGGCCAGCCTGA